The following are encoded in a window of Colletotrichum lupini chromosome 3, complete sequence genomic DNA:
- a CDS encoding G-patch domain-containing protein, translated as MVILRLLASVGSVSVGTPPDFFLCDNGFGLHLLSHLENSHFPSPPVGTRHNAKMGLAQAKTRRKIGKDPNNTKWTKDLDSFGQKILRSQGWEPGQYLGAKDAAHAVHHTAANASFIRVALKDDMLGLGFKQARDDRVTGMDVFSDLLGRLNGKSTEVIAKEQEARTALKSTLYCDNKFGPMRFVSGGFLVGDKIKEEPTAEAKEKNDSDSDDVKMEDIPESSKKSKKRKAEESSEDESSSSEDEKAKKKRRKEEKKEKKRSKSKSAAKEDASEDTQDEKAEKKAKKDRKRSKKAKKEAADNSDEDESSDDKSTKKKRRGETDAEKAARKEEKKRRKEEKRAKKAAAASASASTTPTASGTSTPVLRGHHAVRSRWIAQKRMATMDDKALNAIFMVKSQS; from the exons ATGGTGATATTGAGACTACTCGCCTCGGTCGGCTCGGTGAGTGTCG GGACCCCACCAGATTTTTTTCTCTGCGATAATGGCTTTGGCCTGCATCTCTTATCGCATCTCGAAAATTCCCATTTTCCATCACCACCGGTCGGCACCCGTCACAACGCAAAGATGGGTCTGGCACAGGCGAAGAC TCGCCGGAAGATCGGCAAGGATCCCAACAACACGAAATGGACCAAGGACCTCGACTCCTTTGGCCAGAAGATCCTGCGATCACAGGGTTGGGAACCCGGCCAGTACCTCGGTGCAAAGGACGCAGCGCACGCGGTGCACCATACGGCGGCCAATGCCTCCTTCATTCGCGTCGCCCTTAAGGATGACATGCTCGGTCTCGGTTTCAAGCAGGCAAGGGATGACAGGGTCACCGGCATGGACGTCTTCTCCGACCTCCTTGGACGCCTGAACGGCAAGTCTACCGAGGTCATTGCCAAGGAGCAGGAGGCCCGCACGGCGCTGAAGAGCACCCTGTACTGCGATAACAAGTTTGGACCGATGCGCTTCGTTAGCGGTGGATTCCTCGTCGGCGACAAGATCAAGGAGGAACCCACGGCCGAGGCGAAGGAGAAGAACGATAGCGACAGTGACGACGTCAAGATGGAGGATATCCCCGAATCGAGCAAAAAGTCGAAGAAGCGCAAGGCCGAGGAGTCGAGCGAAGACGAATCCTCGTCCTCTGAGGACGAGAAGGCGAAGAAGAAGCGGAGGAAGGAAgaaaagaaggagaagaagcgcaGCAAATCAAAGTCCGCGGCCAAGGAGGATGCTTCGGAAGATACCCAGGACGAGAAGGCGGAGAAGAAGGCGAAGAAGGACAGGAAGAGGAGCAAAAAGGCCAAGAAGGAGGCCGCCGATAACAGCGACGAAGACGAATCGTCAGACGACAAGTCGACAAAGAAGAAGCGCAGGGGCGAGACGGATGCCGAGAAGGCTGCGAGGaaagaggagaagaagcgTCGCAAGGAGGAGAAGCGCGCAAAGAAGGCGGCGGCAGCGTCAGCATCAGCGTCAACAACACCGACGGCCAGTGGTACGTCGACGCCGGTGCTCAGAGGCCACCACGCCGTGAGGTCACGGTGGATCGCGCAGAAGAGGATGGCGACTATGGATGACAAGGCATTGAACGCG ATTTTCATGGTCAAATCGCAATCTTGA
- a CDS encoding COX17 protein — translation MREMATNTRDSSKACGEVTILSAHPNLCRKPPAEQPDTHFALKMASQAAALPSIATPAAAPAASQEASKPKPCCVCKDEKAKRDECMLFSNAADPSKDCLSTIDQYRACMKGFGFTV, via the exons ATGCGCGAGATGGCCACCAACACACGTGACTCTTCGAAGGC CTGTGGTGAGGTCA CCATCCTTTCCGCCCACCCAAATCTTTGTCGCAAACCACCCGCCGAACAGCCCGACACTCATTTCGCTCTCAAAATGGCATCCCAAGCTGCTGCTCTTC CCTCAATCGCCACCCCGGCCGCTGCGCCGGCTGCCAGCCAGGAAGCTTCCAAGCCCAAG CCCTGCTGCGTGTGCAAGGACGAGAAGGCCAAGCGTGACGAGTGCATGCTCTTCTCCAACGCCGCCGATCCGTCCAAGGATTGCCTTTCCACGATCGACCAGTACCGAGCTTGCATGAAGGGATTTGGCTTCACTGTATAA
- a CDS encoding MutS domain V, which yields MLSIEEILALAEPNAEFTELQRASPIKVGAWNKNTDLKQIRGIMAKVLEAKLAAKPDPSTLPYVEEDVHITVRDRTAIAVRIHKPRAVANDGCPVLVAFHGGGFVIGDLEGVGPLCQLFTTLGGIAVNVDYRLAPEHPFPIPVQDCFDAVKWTVDNAKNLGINLSKGILVGGESAGADLALGVTRLWIDEKQTPELTGIFSSISGAVTEDTVPETYRDRFLSLKQNASAPVVTADSIEFIREMYKPDPRSPVAYPVISPDLTGIPRTYFQACGLDPVRDCTFIMEQVWKDAGIPTKLDVYPGLPHGFWALFPQADFSKKHQRDQKAGLEWLLHKDSAYLLSRKFPYYLEPPLQPLNALSPARRDGLNGRKSGGGRLQLTSPTTFEPPVYHFASSPNTPKQAASSREHLWSNMAPKSKPPEKKQQSLTNFFQPKTVNGLAAAFQKSQSEARTSPPESPDSSRKRPLEEDTDRGNNGPDKTIKRAKGEKGDKTNAADQGKSSFFTPGAKPPAESEPKSKASAASSRTGRFAYSQASDVNEEEDEEDQDPSTKQRKEELHKKFVKKLGHPDSMLWRRRRQDDNEAADEEEGEGEEDEDEAPPPPKAKKGGARANKKLTPMEIQFLDIKRKHLDTVLIVEVGYKFRFFGEDARIAAKELSIVCIPGKFRYDEHPSEAHLEKFASASIPVHRLPVHAKRLVAAGHKVGVVRQIETAALKKAGDNRNAPFVRKLTNVYTKGTYIDENGELETGGDGGAPSGGYLLCITETPTKGQGTDEKVDVGIVAVQPTTGDIIYDTFEDGFMRSEIETRLLHISPCEFVIVGDLTKGSDKLIQHLSGSSTNVFGDRSRVERVPRTKTMAAEAYSHVTQFYADKLQQTPDADASALLERILHLPEPVTICLSAMISHLKEYGLEHVFDLTKNFTSFSARQHMLLNGTTLEALEVYRNATDHSERGSLFWALDKTTTRFGQRLLRKWVGRPLLDVVRLEERVAAVQELVDEQSSAKVDRLQTLLAGTKTDLERSLIRIYYGKCTRPELLSVLQTLQRIAMQYPTVKSAEATGFTSPLVASAVLSLPQILDLVVSHLDKINPEAARKDDKYNFFRESEQTEDIEDHKMGIVSVEQSLDEHRGDAAASLKRKKPVDYVTVSGIEFLIEVPNTDLKSVPASWNKISGTKKLSRFHTPAVVRLIAERDQHREALAAACDAAFSALLRTIADAYQPLRDAVSSLATLDCLLSLSRVAALPGYSRPAFLPSTTNKPTISIAQGRHPIAEHTLSDPYIPFTTTLASPSPLAHLITGPNMGGKSSFVRAVALLVLLAQIGSFVPADALSLTLTDAIHVRMGARDNLAAGESTFMVEVSETARILRAATPRSLVILDELGRGTSTHDGAAIAHAVLDHVVRENRCLTLFITHYQNLARLAEGIGEGLVKNVHMRFTATRRAGAGAEEGDVDTDDDEAGADEELTFLYEVGEGVAHRSYGLNVARLARIPRKVIDVASQRSREMEQDVKVRRLRGTARLLTEVLETNPDQLDHLISNIEQL from the exons ATGCTGTCCATTGAGGAAATACTGGCTCTCGCTGAGCCCAACGCTGAGTTCACAGAG CTTCAACGGGCCAGCCCAATCAAGGTCGGCGCATGGAACAAGAATACGGACCTCAAACAGATCCGAGGCATCATGGCCAAGGTCCTCGAGGCCAAACTCGCGGCCAAACCCGACCCATCTACCCTGCCCTACGTCGAAGAAGACGTCCACATCACCGTGAGAGATAGGACAGCGATTGCTGTTCGCATCCACAAACCCAGAGCCGTCGCCAATGATGGCTGTCCTGTTCTTGTAGCGTTCCACGGTGGCGGGTTCGTCATTGGCGATCTGGAGGGCGTGGGTCCCCTCTGCCAGCTCTTTACAACACTCGGTGGCATTGCAGTGAACGTGGACTATCGTTTGGCTCCAGAGCACCCCTTTCCTATCCCCGTGCAGGATTGCTTCGACGCTGTGAAATGG ACCGTCGATAACGCGAAAAACCTTGGAATTAATTTATCGAAAGGCATTCTCGTCGGCGGCGAGAGCGCAGGCGCTGACTTGGCGTTGGGTGTAACCCGCCTTTGGATCGACGAGAAACAGACGCCAGAGCTGACGGGCATATTCTCGTCCATCTCCGGAGCCGTCACCGAAGACACCGTTCCCGAAACGTACCGAGATCGTTTCTTGAGTCTGAAGCAGAATGCTAGTGCCCCAGTCGTGACCGCAGACTCGATCGAGTTTATCAGAG AAATGTACAAGCCGGACCCGAGAAGCCCGGTGGCGTACCCTGTCATCTCGCCGGACCTGACTGGCATCCCTAGAACGTACTTCCAGGCTTGTGGGCTGGATCCCGTGCGAGACTGCACGTTTATCATGGAGCAGGTTTGGAAGGATGCGGGAATACCAACCAAGCTGGATGTCTATCCTGGTCTACCTCATGGATTTTGGGCACTGTTTCCTCAAGCAGACTTCAGCAAGAAACACCAAAGAGATCAAAAGGCTGGTCTGGAGTGGTTATTACACAAGGACTCGGCATA TCTCTTATCGAGGAAGTTTCCATATTACC TGGAGCCACCCCTGCAACCTCTCAACGCGCTCTCGCCCGCCAGACGCGACGGACTAAATGGAAGGAAATCTGGGGGTGGTCGCCTCCAATTGACATCACCAACGACGTTCGAGCCTCCCGTCTACCATTTCGCATCGTCTCCCAACACCCCAAAACAGGCCGCCAGCTCCCGCGAGCACCTGTGGTCCAATATGGCGCCCAAGTCGAAACCGCCCGAAAAGAAGCAGCAGTCGCTCACAAACTTCTTCCAGCCAAAAACGGTCAATGGCCTAGCCGCCGCCTTCCAAAAGTCGCAGTCCGAAGCACGAACGAGCCCGCCCGAGTCGCCGGATTCCTCGCGCAAGCGCCCCTTGGAGGAGGACACGGATAGGGGCAATAATGGACCCGACAAGACCATCAAGAGAGCAAAGGGTGAAAAGGGGGACAAGACCAATGCTGCGGATCAGGGCAAGAGCTCCTTCTTCACTCCAGGAGCCAAGCCACCCGCCGAGTCTGAGCCCAAGTCCAAGGCATCTGCAGCTTCCTCTAGGACGGGACGGTTCGCCTACAGCCAGGCTTCAGACGTgaacgaggaggaggatgaagAGGATCAAGACCCTTCCACGAAGCAGCGCAAGGAGGAGTTACACAAGAAGTTCGTCAAGAAGCTGGGCCATCCGGACAGCATGCTATGGCGGCGCCGGAGGCAAGATGACAACGAAGCCGCTGATGAGGAGGAAggcgaaggagaagaagacgaggacgaagctccgccgccgcccaagGCAAAGAAGGGCGGTGCAAGAGCAAACAAGAAGCTCACCCCCATGGAGATCCAGTTCCTCGACATCAAGCGGAAACACCTGGATACAGTCCTCATCGTAGAGGTGGGCTATAAGTTCCGGTTCTTTGGTGAAGATGCCCGCATTGCCGCCAAAGAGCTCAGCATTGTGTGCATACCTGGCAAATTCCGCTACGACGAGCACCCCTCTGAAGCACATCTGGAAAAGTTCGCCTCTGCGAGCATCCCGGTACATCGTCTGCCGGTTCACGCCAAGCGTCTCGTTGCTGCTGGTCACAAGGTCGGCGTGGTACGCCAGATTGAGACAGCCGCATTGAAGAAGGCCGGCGACAACCGCAACGCTCCATTCGTTCGGAAGTTGACCAACGTCTACACAAAGGGCACATACATTGACGAGAATGGCGAACTTGAAACGGGTGGTGATGGTGGCGCTCCTTCGGGTGGTTATCTGCTCTGCATCACCGAGACTCCCACCAAGGGGCAGGGCACCGACGAGAAGGTCGATGTCGGTATAGTAGCCGTACAGCCAACCACGGGCGACATCATCTACGACACATTCGAGGACGGCTTTATGCGCAGTGAAATTGAGACCCGACTGCTGCATATCTCGCCGTGCGAATTCGTCATCGTCGGCGACCTTACAAAGGGGTCAGACAAGCTGATCCAGCACCTCTCGGGGAGCAGCACAAACGTATTTGGTGATCGCAGCCGCGTCGAGCGTGTCCCTCGAACAAAGACCATGGCCGCCGAGGCCTACTCTCACGTCACACAGTTCTACGCCGACAAGCTGCAGCAGACCCCCGATGCCGATGCCTCGGCTCTCCTGGAGCGCATCCTTCACCTCCCCGAGCCCGTCACCATCTGCCTCTCCGCCATGATCAGCCACCTCAAGGAATACGGCCTCGAGCACGTGTTTGACCTCACCAAAAACTTCACCAGCTTCTCCGCGCGCCAGCATATGCTCCTGAACGGAACGACACTCGAGGCTCTCGAGGTCTACCGCAACGCTACCGACCACTCGGAGCGCGGTTCCCTCTTCTGGGCTCTGGACAAGACCACTACCCGCTTCGGCCAGCGCCTCCTCCGCAAATGGGTCGGTCGGCCTCTGCTCGACGTCGTCCGCCTCGAGGAACGCGTGGCCGCCGTCCAGGAACTCGTTGACGAACAGTCCTCCGCAAAAGTCGACCGTCTGCAAACGCTCCTCGCCGGCACAAAGACGGACCTCGAGCGCAGCCTCATCCGTATCTACTACGGCAAATGCACCCGCCCTGAACTCCTATCCGTCCTCCAGACCCTCCAACGCATCGCCATGCAATACCCAACCGTCAAATCCGCCGAGGCAACAGGCTTCACCTCCCCCCTCGTCGCATCCGCTGTCCTGTCCCTCCCCCAGATCCTCGACCTCGTCGTCTCCCACCTCGACAAAATCAACCCCGAGGCCGCCCGCAAAGACGACAAGTACAACTTCTTCCGCGAATCAGAACAGACGGAAGACATTGAAGACCACAAAATGGGCATCGTCTCGGTCGAACAATCCCTCGACGAGCACCGCGgcgacgccgccgcctccctcAAACGCAAGAAACCCGTCGACTACGTCACCGTCTCGGGCATCGAGTTCCTCATCGAGGTGCCCAATACGGACCTCAAATCCGTCCCGGCCTCGTGGAACAAAATCTCGGGCACAAAGAAGCTCTCCCGCTTCCACACCCCCGCCGTCGTCCGCCTCATCGCCGAGAGGGACCAGCACCGTGAagccctcgccgccgcctgCGACGCCGCCTTCTCCGCTCTCCTCCGCACGATAGCAGACGCCTACCAACCTCTCCGCGATGCCGTCTCCTCCCTCGCAACCCTCGACTGcctcctctccctctcccGCGTCGCCGCCCTCCCGGGCTACAGCAGACCAGCCTTCCTCCCCTCCACCACGAACAAACCCACAATCTCCATCGCCCAAGGCCGCCACCCCATCGCAGAACACACCCTCTCAGATCCCTACATCCCCTTCACCACAACCCTCGCCTCCCCCTCCCCGCTGGCCCACCTTATCACGGGCCCCAACATGGGCGGCAAATCCTCCTTCGTCCGCGCCGTCgccctcctcgtcctcctAGCCCAGATAGGCTCCTTCGTCCCCGCAGACGCTCTATCACTAACCCTCACCGACGCAATCCACGTCCGCATGGGCGCCCGCGACAACCTCGCCGCCGGCGAATCGACCTTCATGGTCGAGGTCTCGGAGACGGCGCGCATCCTCCGCGCCGCCACCCCGCGCTCCCTCGTCATCCTCGACGAGTTGGGCAGAGGCACCTCCACCCACGACGGCGCCGCCATCGCCCACGCCGTCCTCGATCACGTAGTCCGCGAGAACAGGTGTCTCACCCTCTTCATCACGCACTACCAGAATCTCGCCCGCCTAGCCGAGGGCATAGGCGAAGGCCTCGTCAAGAACGTCCACATGCGCTTCACCGCCACCCGCAGAGCCGGGGCTGGGGCGGAGGAAGGCGACGTCGATACGGATGATGATGAGGCGGGTGCTGACGAAGAACTAACGTTCCTGTATGAAGTTGGAGAGGGTGTTGCGCACAGATCGTATGGACTAAACGTGGCTCGTTTGGCTCGCATACCCCGCAAGGTCATTGATGTTGCCTCGCAGAGGTCGCGCGAGATGGAACAGGATGTAAAGGTCCGGAGGTTAAGGGGCACCGCTCGTCTTCTCACCGAAGTCCTTGAGACGAACCCCGACCAGCTTGATCATTTGATCTCAAACATTGAGCAATTGTAG